GCAAATACTTGCTTGCTGTTAACCAAAACCTGGCGGCTAAACCAGGAGTGTGTTTTTGGGTAGCCTTGAAACCGATGTCTTGCCAGTGCCATAAGTATCCCTATCCTCTCAAATAAAGACATCCCAAAACAAAGATTGACGCCAAGTAAACCATTGTCCGGAACAATATCATAGCAAAGAGAGCCTGCAAAATGCGGACTTTTTATTATACCTAAGTTAGTTACAAGAAATTCTTGCTCAATCTGGTTATCGACAGTCAAAAGGCAGGGGATATGGCGATAGCTAAGGATTGTTTTAAGTGCACAAGCAATAATTGCCGCATCTACCGATACATTTCTAATTATCTTCAGGAATAGCGGTTGTGAATTAAACAAAGCATTTGCCTGAGCCGTAAGACCAATACTGGCGTTAAGAAGGGAAAAACGGGACTGGAAGACTCCCTGGTCATCTTGATAATCTATCCGAATAACATCGCAAGGTTTAGCGTTTTCCCAATCAATCCTTACCGGCACATCTTTGATATATGCCTCATCTCGAAATGGTTTATGGAAGTCATTGCTTGAGCCAAGTCCAACGGCGCCAATGAGTATATTCTTCTGGGCTTGAAGATTCATAATAGCATTTAACAAAAGATGGACACTGCCATCCCCACCGGCAGAAATTAATATCCTCGCTTCATTCTTAATAGCTTTTGCGACCTGCTCTGGAAACCCGTCGATAGAGTGAATCTCCTCCAGATTAAA
This is a stretch of genomic DNA from bacterium. It encodes these proteins:
- a CDS encoding diacylglycerol kinase family protein; this encodes MRVFLNPHCNYGMSRTRWQKIEKELYQRIGDFNLEEIHSIDGFPEQVAKAIKNEARILISAGGDGSVHLLLNAIMNLQAQKNILIGAVGLGSSNDFHKPFRDEAYIKDVPVRIDWENAKPCDVIRIDYQDDQGVFQSRFSLLNASIGLTAQANALFNSQPLFLKIIRNVSVDAAIIACALKTILSYRHIPCLLTVDNQIEQEFLVTNLGIIKSPHFAGSLCYDIVPDNGLLGVNLCFGMSLFERIGILMALARHRFQGYPKTHSWFSRQVLVNSKQVFALEMDGEVVMAQRVRFSLIPEAVRCCQ